The following nucleotide sequence is from Micromonospora sp. WMMD1120.
GCGCCCGTCGAGCGGCGCGAAGTGGTCGTACGCGGCGCGGGCCCGGTCCGTGGAGCGGTCCCGCCAGTCCTGGTGGTGGTTGTAGACGAACGCCCGCCAGTGCACCACTCCCCCGTACGGGGCGAGCGCCTCGGCGAGGAGGTTCGCACCGTCGGCGTGGTCCCGACCGTAGCTGAACGGGCCGGGTTGACCCTCCGAGTCGGCCTTCACCAGGTAGCCGCCGAAGTCCGGGATGCGCTCGTACACCCGGCGGGTGGTGACGGACCACCAGGTCCGCACCGCCGCGTCCAGCGGGTCGGCGGTCGGCAGGCCGCCCAGCACGATCGGCGCGGCGAAGCTGACCGACAGGTGCACCCGGATGCCGTACGGGCGCAGCACGTCGGCGATCTCGGCGACGTCCCCGAGCCGGTCGGTGAGCAGCCGCGCCTCGGTGTGGCCCACATTGACGTTGTTCACCGAGATCGCGTTGACGCCGCTGGCGGCCAGCAGCCTGCCGTACTCCCGCAACCGGGCCCGGTCGTCGCGCGGACGGCCCTCCCGCCACAAGATCGAGCCACCCGCGTACCCCCGTTCCACCTGGCCCATCACCGGGTGCACGGCGACGTTGTCCCAGTGGTTGAGCATCCGCCGACGCAGCGCCGGCCGGTGCCGCTCCGCCGGGCGGGCCGGATCGAAGGCCGCCGCGCAGAGCCGCACCACGTGGAAGAGCCCGTACAGCAGGCCGGCGGGCGCGTCGGCCAGCACCACGGTCACGTCGCCGTCGCGCGTCAGCAGGAACCCCTCGTCGCCGAGGGGCTCGCCGTCGCCCCCGTCGGCCAGCGCCGCCCGTACCGCCGCGCCGGGTAACTCGTCGGTCCCGCGCAGCGCGAACACCAGGTCGACGTCGACGTCCCAGGTCGGGGAGTGCCAGACCCGCCCGCCGTAGCGCGCGCAGGCCCGCGACACCTCGTCCAGCACCGTGTCGACGAGCAGTCCGTCGCCGTGGATGAGGACGCGGCGCGAGCCGAGCGCCCGGAACGCCTCCGGCGGCAACCAGGCCGGGTGTACGCGCACCTCGTCCGCCTCGATCGGTTCCTCGACGAAGAGCAGCCGATCCAACTCCATCGACTCCTCGGCGTTCATCGGGTGAACTCCTTCCGGATCAGGTGGATCATCGGGTCGCTGACGCGCAGGAGGGCCCAGACCGCGATCGAGGCGAACAGGGCCAGCACCGCCTCGGAGAAGACCGCGGTGATCCCGGCCGCCGCGGCCAGCAGCAGGACGTTGCCGACTGTCACCCCGGGGGTACGCGCGAGGAAGTGCACGGCCAGCCGGAGCACGTCGCGGGTGCGGAAGTCGAACAGCGAGGCGATCACCAGGGCGTTGGCCCCGCCGAGCGTCACCCCCACGGCGACCAGCACCAGCGGCGCCACCCACCAGCCGGCGAGGCCGATCGCGTCGCGGTGGGCCAGGTTGATGGCGAGCACCGTCAGCCACAGCAGCGTCGGCACCCAGACCCGCAGGACACCCCGCGCGTTCGCCCGGTAGCCGCGCCAGAAGCGGGCGGCGGGCCGCAGGTCGGTCAGGTCGGGGCGCTGGTGGCGCAGGGCGTACACGGCGGCGGAGAGCGCCGGCCCGACCGGCACCAGGAAGAGCGCGACCAGTGGCAGGTTGCTGGGGTCGCGGCCGAGCAGCAGCACCGGGAGCAGGGCGGGCACCGTGGTGAGCAGCAGCAACAGCTCGACCACGAGCAGGATGTGGACGCGGGCGGTGATCCGGGACAGCGGCCCGTCGCCGAACTGTCGCCAGGCCTGGGCGGCCCCGCTCATCCGCGCTCCCTCCGGTCCGTCCCGGTCCGGCAGGTCCGGTCGGGCGCGTACCAGCCGCCCGACCGGACCCCCGTCCACTCAGCCGTTCTTCTTCTGGAACCGCTCGTACGCCTTGTTGACCAGGTCGATGTACTGCTCGGAGTTCTTGGCCTTCAACTCCGAGACGTACGCGTCCCACTCGCTCAGCGGCCGTTGGCCGAGGGCGAACTTCAACGTGTTCTGGGTGACGAAGTCCTTCAGTGGAGTCTCCCAGAGCGACACCTGCTCGCGCTCCTCGTCGGTGAACGGGCGCGGCGGGGGGACCGCCCTCGGCGTGCGGGCGTCCATCACCTTCTGGAACTCGAGCTCCTCCGGCGAGAAGAACCCACGGACCAGGTCGGGCGTGCCGCCGTAGGCGAAGACGCCGTTGTGGAAGCCGAAGTCCTTCTGCAGGTGCTTGGGCGCCTTGGGGTTGAGGCCGAGGAAGTCGACGCCCGGGTTGAGCGTACGCTTGCCGGTGGCGTCCTTGGTGAAGGTGGTGCCCTCGACGCCCCAGCGGGCGAACTCCATACCGGCGTCCGAATACCAGAGCCAGTCGATGAACTGCATCATGGCGACGAAGTTCTTGCTCTCCCGGGCCTTCGAGGAGATCATGATGCCGTTCTCCAGCCGGGGGAACGGGTTGACCTCACCGGCCGGGCCGATCGGCAGCGGGATCTTGGCCATCTTCGCGTTCGGCAGGGTCTTCGCCAGGTCGGGACGGTGGTTGTTGACAAGGGTCTGCGCGTTGCCGGTGACCACGAAGGACTTGCCGTTGGCGAGCTTCTGGCGCGCCTGGTCGTCGGTCTGGGTGAAGCTCTCCGGGTCGAGCAGACCCTCGGAGACGAGCTTGTGCAGGTACGTGACCACCTGCTTGTACTGCTCGGACGCGCCGGTGTAGGTGAACTTCTTCGCCGCCGGGTCCCAGGTGGCGTGCTGGAAGTCCCAGCCCGCGTAGGTGCCGTGCGACGAGCCGAGGATGCCGAGCAGGGCGCCCGCCGGGTTGGGCTTGCTGAAGAGGTCCGAGTACGGGTAGACGTTCGGGTACTTCGCCTTCATCGCCTTGAGCACCGCGTACAGGTCGTCCCAGGTCTTCGGCGTGGCGAGGTTCAGCTCCTGCATGATGTCGGTGCGCACCAGCACCGTGTAGTCCTGGGTCGGCTTCTCGTGCAGACCGGGCAGCAGGTAGAACTTACCGTCGGCCTGCCGCAGGTTGTCGATCTCCGGCTGGAGGTTCCACTTGGTGATCTTTTCCTTCAGGTTGGGCATCAGGTCCAGGTAGTCGCTGACCGGGAGGATGGCCCCGGAGGACACGAACGCGTCCTCCTGCGGGTGGTACGTCTTCGGAATGATCAGCGGGGCGTCCCCCGCGCCGATCAGCAGGCTGCGCTTCTGCTCGTAGTCGCTCAGCGGCACCGCGACGGGCTCGATCTTCACGTTCGTCCGCTTGGTGAGTTCCGACCAGAACAGCCAGTCCTCCTTCAGCGGATAGAAGGTGTGGTTGTTGTACAGCGTGGAGAAGGAGAGCGGCTCGGTGGCCTTGAACTGGTCGCCGACGCCGTAGGTGGCCATCGCGCCGACCCGGTTCTCGGCGAGGTCGGTCGACTCGCCGGGATCGTCGGAACAGGCGGTGGTGAGGGTGAGCGCGAGCAGACCCGCGGTGGCTAACGCCACAGGGCGCCACGTCTTGTGGAGCATGGCTGGTCCTTTCGGTCGGGTTCGGGGTGGAGGTTGGTGCGGGTCGGCCGGCGACTACCCCTTGACCGCTCCGAGCAGCACGCCGCGGACGAAGTACCGCTGCACGAAGGGGTAGACCGCCAGGATGGGCAGGGTGGTGAGCACTATCGTCACGGCCTGGAGGGTGGCCGCCGCCTGGACCTTGTCGGCGTCGGCGGCGCCGGACGACTCGGCGCTGGTGGCGCCCGCGATCAGGTTGCGCAGGTACACGGTCACCGGCAGCAGGTCCTGCTTGTCGATGTAGAGGAACGCGGTGAACCACGAGTTCCAGAAGGCGACGGCGTAGAAGAGCACCATCGTGGCGATGATCGCCTTCGACAGCGGCAGCACGATCCGCAGCAGGATGCCGTACGTGTTCAGCCCGTCGACGGCGGCGGCCTCCTCCAACTCGCTCGGCAGGCTCTCGAAGAACGCCTTCATCACCAGCAGGTTGAACACGCTGATCGCGTTGGGGATCACCACGGCCCAGATGGTGTTCTTCATCCCCAGGCTGGTGACCAGCACGTAGTTGGGGATCAGACCACCGGAGAAGAACATGGTGAACAGCGCGACGCCGACCAGGAAGCCGCGTCCCTTGAGCTGGGGCTTCGACAGCACGTACGCGTAACACGTGGTGAGCACTATCGAGATGAGCGTGGCGACCACCGTGTACACCACGGTGTTGCGGTAGTTCGTCCAGAACATCGCGTCGGACGTCACCAGGTCGTACGCCGTGAGGTCGAAGCCGCGCGGGATGATGGTGACCTTGCCCGCGATGATGGACGCCTCGTCGCTGAGCGACCGGGCCACGATGTTCAGGAACGGGAACAGCGTCACGGCCACGACACCGAGCAGGACGATCGTGTTGACCACGCGGAAGATCCGGTATCCGCGGCTGTCCACCGCTCCCCGGGTCTTCGGGGCCTCGCGCTTCGTACCGAGGATCACCACAGGCTCGTCCCCACCGTGCGCCGGGAGATGAGGTTCGCCGTCAGGACCAGGATCAGCCCGATCACCGCCTCGAAGAGGCCGATCGCGGCGGCGTAGCTGAAGTTGCTGGACTGGAAGCCCATCCGGAACAGGTACGTGGAGATCACGTCCGCGGTCGGGTAGGTGAGCGGGTTGTAGAGCAGCAGGATCTTCTCGAAACCGACCGCCAGGAAGTTGCCGATGTTGAGGATCAGCAACGTCATCATCGTGGGCCGGATCCCGGGCAACGTGATGTGCCAGGTCTGCCGCAGGCGGCTCGCGCCGTCGATCCGCGCGGCCTCGTACAGGTCCTCATCGATGGTGGTGAGAGCGGCGAGGTAGAGGATGGTGCCCCAGCCGACGGTCTGCCACACCTCGGAGGAGACGTAGATGGTGCGGAACCACTCCGGCTGTTGCAGGAACGCGACCGGGTCGCCGCCCACCAGCCGGACGATCTGGTTGGCGGTGCCGTCGATCAGGGTGAACTGCGCGACCATCGCCGCCACGATCACGATCGACAGGAAGTGCGGCAGGTACGAGACGGACTGGACGAACCGCTTGAAGCGGCGCGCCCGCACCTCGTTGAGCATCAGCGCCAGCACGATGGGCAGCGGGAAGCAGAACAGCAGGGTCAACGTCCCGAGCACCAGCGTGTTGGTGAACGCCTCCCAGAACGTCGGGTCGGCGAGGAACATCCGGAAGTACCGCAGACCGACCCAGTACTCGCCGAAGATGCTGCCGCCCGGCTTGAACCGACGGAAGGCGATGACGTTGCCGATCATCGGCAAATATCGGAAGACCAGGAAGAACAGCAACGGCAGGATGGCGAGCGAGTAGAGCTGCCAGTCCCGACGTAACGCCTGCCGCCAACTGCGGCGCCGGCGCGGCGACCGCGGCGCGGGGCTTCCGGTCTCCTCCGGCGGACGGGGCGGCGCCGGCGGCGGCCGCAACGTGGATGTCATCCTCGGCCTCCTATGCCGACTGGGGAACGGCCACGAGAGGTTCGACCCGCACCGACGTGAGCAGCTTCCGCTGGTGACCGACCTGCCGCTCGGCACCGACCAGCCGCAGCGGCAGGACCCCCGCCCACTGCCCGCTGGACCGACCGAAGCGCAGCTCCACCGCGCCCGGCTCGACGATCCGCCGGCCGGACCGGCCGGTGAAGGAGGCCACGTCGGCGGGTACGTCGAAGGTCACCCGCGCCGCCTCGCCGGGCTCCAGCGACACCCGGGCGTAACCGACCAGCCGGACCACCGGGCGGGTGGTCTGCGCGACCGGGTCGTGCAGGTAGAGCTGCACGACCTCGACGCCGGCCCGGTCCCCGGTGTTGGCGACGGTGATCCGGGCCCGCACCTCGCCGTCGACCGACCAGGACGCCGGCTCGTCCGTCGCCTCCACCACCTCGGCGTCGGACCACTCGAACGTGGTGTAGCTCAGTCCGTGGCCGAACGGGAACGTCGGCGTCGGGTCGACCGAGGAGACCTTGTTGCGCAGCCCGAGCGGCGGCGCCAGGTAGGTGCTCGGCAGGCCGCCGGCGTCGCGGGGCACACTGACCGGCAGCCGGCCGGACGGGTTGACCGCGCCGGTGAGCACCTCGGCGAGCGCCTGCCCACCGCGCTGCCCGAGGAAGAACGCCTGCACCACGGCCGCCGCGCCGTCGAACTCAGCGCCGATCGCGTACGGGCGACCGGTCATCAGCACCAGCACGACCGGGGTGCCGGTGGCGAGCACGGCCCGGACGAGGTCGGCCTGCACGCCGGGCAGTCGCAGGTCGGCGGCGTCGCAGCCCTCGCCGGAGGTGCCCCGGCCGAACATTCCCGCCCGGTCGCCGACGGCGAGCACGCACACGTCGGCGTCGGCGGCAGCGGC
It contains:
- a CDS encoding alpha-glucuronidase — protein: MNAEESMELDRLLFVEEPIEADEVRVHPAWLPPEAFRALGSRRVLIHGDGLLVDTVLDEVSRACARYGGRVWHSPTWDVDVDLVFALRGTDELPGAAVRAALADGGDGEPLGDEGFLLTRDGDVTVVLADAPAGLLYGLFHVVRLCAAAFDPARPAERHRPALRRRMLNHWDNVAVHPVMGQVERGYAGGSILWREGRPRDDRARLREYGRLLAASGVNAISVNNVNVGHTEARLLTDRLGDVAEIADVLRPYGIRVHLSVSFAAPIVLGGLPTADPLDAAVRTWWSVTTRRVYERIPDFGGYLVKADSEGQPGPFSYGRDHADGANLLAEALAPYGGVVHWRAFVYNHHQDWRDRSTDRARAAYDHFAPLDGRFRTNVIVQVKHGPVDFQTREPVSPVLAAMPATRLAVELQVTQEYTGQQRHVCHLGPWWSEVLRFAPWGPDGRTIADVVAGAVGGGLVAVANVGDDPFWTGHPLAQANLYTFGRLAWDPGRDPAAILDEWITLTFPPSATADPELVRRVLHEIMDDSWRTYERYTAPLGVGFMVNPGDHYGPGVDGYEYTRWGTYHFADRDGVGVDRSRATGTGFAGQYPPHWATTYESPESCPDELLLFFHHVPYGHVLHSGSTVIQHIYDTHFAGVEEVTAMRRRWQTLRGTIDPSVYERVAERLDEQVRSATEWRDQINTYFFRKSGVPDKRGREIH
- a CDS encoding DUF624 domain-containing protein translates to MDGGPVGRLVRARPDLPDRDGPEGARMSGAAQAWRQFGDGPLSRITARVHILLVVELLLLLTTVPALLPVLLLGRDPSNLPLVALFLVPVGPALSAAVYALRHQRPDLTDLRPAARFWRGYRANARGVLRVWVPTLLWLTVLAINLAHRDAIGLAGWWVAPLVLVAVGVTLGGANALVIASLFDFRTRDVLRLAVHFLARTPGVTVGNVLLLAAAAGITAVFSEAVLALFASIAVWALLRVSDPMIHLIRKEFTR
- a CDS encoding extracellular solute-binding protein, which encodes MLHKTWRPVALATAGLLALTLTTACSDDPGESTDLAENRVGAMATYGVGDQFKATEPLSFSTLYNNHTFYPLKEDWLFWSELTKRTNVKIEPVAVPLSDYEQKRSLLIGAGDAPLIIPKTYHPQEDAFVSSGAILPVSDYLDLMPNLKEKITKWNLQPEIDNLRQADGKFYLLPGLHEKPTQDYTVLVRTDIMQELNLATPKTWDDLYAVLKAMKAKYPNVYPYSDLFSKPNPAGALLGILGSSHGTYAGWDFQHATWDPAAKKFTYTGASEQYKQVVTYLHKLVSEGLLDPESFTQTDDQARQKLANGKSFVVTGNAQTLVNNHRPDLAKTLPNAKMAKIPLPIGPAGEVNPFPRLENGIMISSKARESKNFVAMMQFIDWLWYSDAGMEFARWGVEGTTFTKDATGKRTLNPGVDFLGLNPKAPKHLQKDFGFHNGVFAYGGTPDLVRGFFSPEELEFQKVMDARTPRAVPPPRPFTDEEREQVSLWETPLKDFVTQNTLKFALGQRPLSEWDAYVSELKAKNSEQYIDLVNKAYERFQKKNG
- a CDS encoding carbohydrate ABC transporter permease, which encodes MILGTKREAPKTRGAVDSRGYRIFRVVNTIVLLGVVAVTLFPFLNIVARSLSDEASIIAGKVTIIPRGFDLTAYDLVTSDAMFWTNYRNTVVYTVVATLISIVLTTCYAYVLSKPQLKGRGFLVGVALFTMFFSGGLIPNYVLVTSLGMKNTIWAVVIPNAISVFNLLVMKAFFESLPSELEEAAAVDGLNTYGILLRIVLPLSKAIIATMVLFYAVAFWNSWFTAFLYIDKQDLLPVTVYLRNLIAGATSAESSGAADADKVQAAATLQAVTIVLTTLPILAVYPFVQRYFVRGVLLGAVKG
- a CDS encoding ABC transporter permease subunit yields the protein MTSTLRPPPAPPRPPEETGSPAPRSPRRRRSWRQALRRDWQLYSLAILPLLFFLVFRYLPMIGNVIAFRRFKPGGSIFGEYWVGLRYFRMFLADPTFWEAFTNTLVLGTLTLLFCFPLPIVLALMLNEVRARRFKRFVQSVSYLPHFLSIVIVAAMVAQFTLIDGTANQIVRLVGGDPVAFLQQPEWFRTIYVSSEVWQTVGWGTILYLAALTTIDEDLYEAARIDGASRLRQTWHITLPGIRPTMMTLLILNIGNFLAVGFEKILLLYNPLTYPTADVISTYLFRMGFQSSNFSYAAAIGLFEAVIGLILVLTANLISRRTVGTSLW